From the genome of Phytohabitans rumicis, one region includes:
- a CDS encoding carbohydrate ABC transporter permease — MTTISAGSRRLWRTSPLTYIALILAVLSSLYPLYYMFVIATRSNDAINDTPPPFTPAGAFGHNLGRALDNETANLLQGVINSILVSSVVTVSVVLTGSLAGFAFAKLRFRGRNALLLFVVGTMMVPTQLGIIPLWSLMQDFGWYDSLLAVTVPFMTSAFGVFMMRQYASSAVSDELIEAARIDGCSTWRVYWNVVLPALRPAAAVLGLLTFMQTWNEFVWPFAILSSENPTLQVSLATLSYAYYTDYSMVFAATAVGTVPLIVVFILFGRQIIGGIMEGAVKA; from the coding sequence ATGACCACCATCTCGGCGGGATCGAGGCGGCTGTGGCGTACCAGCCCGCTCACCTACATCGCGCTCATCCTCGCGGTGCTGAGCTCGCTGTACCCGCTCTACTACATGTTCGTGATCGCGACCCGCAGCAACGACGCGATCAACGACACGCCGCCGCCGTTCACCCCGGCCGGCGCGTTCGGCCACAACCTGGGCCGGGCGCTGGACAACGAGACAGCCAACCTGCTCCAGGGCGTCATCAACTCGATCCTGGTCTCCAGCGTGGTGACCGTGTCGGTGGTGCTGACCGGCTCGCTGGCCGGGTTCGCGTTCGCCAAGCTGCGCTTCCGCGGCCGCAACGCGCTGCTGCTGTTCGTCGTCGGCACGATGATGGTGCCCACCCAACTCGGCATCATCCCGCTGTGGAGCCTGATGCAGGACTTCGGCTGGTACGACTCCCTGCTCGCTGTCACCGTGCCGTTCATGACCAGCGCGTTCGGCGTGTTCATGATGCGCCAGTACGCCAGCTCCGCGGTCTCCGACGAGCTGATCGAGGCCGCCCGCATCGACGGCTGCTCCACCTGGCGCGTCTACTGGAACGTCGTGCTCCCCGCCCTGCGGCCGGCCGCCGCGGTGCTGGGCCTGCTCACGTTCATGCAGACCTGGAACGAATTCGTCTGGCCGTTCGCGATCCTGAGTTCGGAGAACCCGACGCTGCAGGTGTCGCTCGCGACGCTCTCCTACGCGTACTACACCGACTACTCGATGGTGTTCGCGGCGACGGCGGTCGGCACGGTGCCACTGATCGTGGTATTCATCCTGTTCGGCCGCCAGATCATCGGCGGCATCATGGAAGGTGCAGTTAAAGCGTGA